A genomic window from Sphingobacterium spiritivorum includes:
- a CDS encoding DUF2490 domain-containing protein — translation MKFIFTTISALLLMLSATPSAAQSASSEDLGAWYILMGDEKIAKRWVLSYDFQYRNHNIMGDLDQLLLRSGIGYDLSENNNNLLLGYAYVLQDIDGLIPEQISEHRIYQQFLTKQKFGRVAISHRYRFEQRFMRNRTDLRMRYFLSVNVPLSAPEMKPKTVYFSAYNEVFINMKKEVFDQNRLYGYVVSPKIRVEAGLLNQHFGERKRNLLQVRMLTSNIFAN, via the coding sequence ATGAAATTTATATTTACGACGATTTCCGCTTTACTCCTTATGCTTAGTGCGACACCATCAGCCGCACAATCAGCTTCTTCTGAAGATCTGGGTGCATGGTACATCCTTATGGGAGATGAAAAGATTGCTAAACGATGGGTATTGAGTTATGATTTTCAATATCGGAATCACAATATTATGGGAGATCTGGATCAGTTGCTTTTAAGATCGGGTATAGGATATGATCTTTCTGAAAACAACAACAATCTTTTACTGGGATACGCTTATGTATTGCAGGATATAGATGGTCTGATTCCTGAACAGATTTCAGAGCATCGCATTTATCAGCAATTCCTCACTAAGCAAAAGTTTGGAAGAGTGGCGATAAGTCATCGTTACCGCTTTGAACAACGCTTTATGCGAAACCGTACCGATCTGCGTATGCGCTATTTTCTAAGTGTCAATGTACCGCTTTCGGCACCGGAGATGAAACCTAAGACAGTGTATTTCAGTGCATATAATGAGGTATTTATCAACATGAAAAAAGAAGTCTTTGACCAAAACAGACTCTATGGTTATGTTGTAAGTCCTAAAATAAGAGTAGAAGCAGGTTTGCTCAATCAGCATTTTGGAGAAAGGAAACGCAACTTATTACAGGTAAGGATGCTTACTTCCAATATTTTCGCA